One window of the Pantoea cypripedii genome contains the following:
- a CDS encoding ABC transporter substrate-binding protein: MKTTHLFRSLLRPALLTSALALALPAAVQAAVPKDMLVIGKAADPQTLDPAVTIDNNDWTVTYPAYQRLVRYKTVDGKGSTEVEGDLAASWQASADQKIWTFKLKDNAKFDDGSAVTADAVKASFERLLKIKQGPAEAYPADLKIDVVDPHTVTFTLSQPFAPFLYTLANDGASIINPAVLKAHADDDARAYLAEHTAGSGPFMLKSWQKGQQLVLVPNPHYAGAKPAFKRVSVKIIGESASRRLQLSRGDIDIADSLPVDQLTALKQEGKVEVAEYPSLRVTYLYLNNGKGPMSQVDLRRAVSWATDYQGMVKGILSGYGKQMRGPIPEGMWGYDASAMQYSMDEAKAKAALDKVPQKPTSLTFLYSDNDPNWEPIALSTQASLSKIGVNVKLEKLANATMRERVGKGDYDIAIGNWSPDFADPYMFMNYWFESDKKGLPGNRSFYENAEVDKLMKSALATTDQKARTKDYQQAEKIVIDEAAYVYLFQKNYQLAMNKQVKGYVFNPMLEQVFNIASMSK, translated from the coding sequence ATGAAGACGACACACCTGTTCCGTTCGCTGTTACGCCCGGCCCTTTTGACCAGCGCGCTGGCACTGGCTTTACCTGCTGCCGTGCAGGCCGCTGTGCCTAAAGACATGCTGGTGATCGGCAAAGCCGCCGATCCGCAAACCCTCGATCCGGCGGTCACCATCGATAATAACGACTGGACCGTGACCTACCCGGCCTATCAGCGTCTGGTGCGCTACAAAACGGTGGATGGCAAAGGGTCTACCGAAGTAGAAGGTGATCTGGCCGCCAGCTGGCAGGCCTCAGCAGACCAGAAAATCTGGACTTTCAAACTCAAAGATAACGCCAAATTTGATGATGGCAGCGCCGTCACCGCCGATGCGGTGAAAGCGTCGTTTGAACGTCTGCTAAAAATCAAACAAGGCCCGGCAGAGGCTTACCCGGCTGACCTGAAAATTGACGTGGTCGATCCGCATACAGTGACGTTTACCCTCAGCCAGCCTTTCGCCCCGTTCCTGTATACCCTGGCGAATGATGGTGCCTCGATCATTAACCCGGCGGTGTTGAAAGCGCACGCTGATGATGATGCCCGTGCTTATCTGGCGGAGCATACCGCCGGTTCTGGCCCATTTATGCTGAAAAGCTGGCAGAAAGGCCAGCAGCTGGTGCTGGTGCCGAACCCGCATTACGCCGGAGCCAAACCGGCGTTTAAACGCGTTTCGGTAAAAATTATTGGTGAAAGCGCCTCGCGCCGTCTGCAACTGTCACGTGGCGATATCGATATCGCCGATTCACTGCCGGTCGATCAACTCACCGCCCTGAAACAGGAAGGCAAAGTCGAGGTAGCGGAATATCCGTCGCTGCGCGTGACTTACCTCTACCTCAACAACGGTAAGGGGCCGATGAGTCAGGTCGATCTGCGTCGTGCCGTCTCCTGGGCGACTGATTATCAGGGCATGGTAAAAGGCATTCTCAGCGGCTACGGTAAACAGATGCGCGGCCCGATCCCCGAAGGGATGTGGGGTTACGATGCCTCCGCCATGCAATACAGCATGGATGAAGCGAAAGCCAAAGCCGCGCTGGACAAAGTACCGCAGAAACCCACCAGCCTGACTTTCCTCTATTCGGATAACGATCCTAACTGGGAGCCGATTGCCCTCTCGACCCAGGCCAGCCTGAGTAAGATTGGCGTCAACGTGAAGCTGGAAAAACTGGCGAACGCCACCATGCGCGAGCGCGTTGGCAAAGGGGATTACGACATCGCCATCGGTAACTGGAGCCCGGACTTCGCCGACCCCTATATGTTTATGAACTACTGGTTCGAGTCGGATAAGAAAGGCCTGCCGGGCAACCGTTCCTTCTATGAAAACGCTGAAGTGGACAAGCTGATGAAAAGCGCGCTGGCAACCACCGACCAAAAAGCCCGCACCAAAGATTATCAGCAAGCCGAGAAGATCGTCATCGACGAAGCCGCCTACGTTTATCTGTTCCAGAAGAACTACCAGCTGGCGATGAACAAGCAGGTCAAAGGTTATGTCTTTAACCCGATGCTGGAACAGGTGTTCAACATCGCCAGCATGAGTAAGTAA
- the ddpX gene encoding D-alanyl-D-alanine dipeptidase, which translates to MSDNCELVDLAQHFPELLIDLKYATDDNITGRPIYREARCLLHPDAVAALEKSLAIAALAGLQLRIYDAYRPRQAQALLWQACPDPQYVADLTLGSNHSRGVAIDLTLMDPQGQILDMGAGFDEMHERSHQYHPSVPVAAQRNRLLLNAIMFGGGFVGMSSEWWHFELPDALRYPLLDDRFSCYDNTFL; encoded by the coding sequence ATGTCTGACAATTGTGAACTGGTCGATCTCGCGCAGCATTTTCCTGAGTTGCTGATCGATCTGAAATACGCCACGGACGATAACATCACCGGACGCCCCATCTACCGCGAAGCGCGCTGCCTGCTGCATCCCGACGCCGTTGCCGCGCTGGAAAAAAGCCTCGCCATTGCCGCGCTGGCCGGTCTGCAACTGCGCATCTATGACGCTTATCGTCCGCGCCAGGCGCAGGCGTTGCTGTGGCAAGCCTGTCCCGACCCGCAATATGTCGCCGATCTCACCCTCGGTTCCAATCACAGTCGTGGCGTCGCCATCGACCTCACGCTGATGGACCCACAGGGGCAGATCCTCGATATGGGTGCGGGTTTTGATGAGATGCATGAACGTTCTCATCAGTACCATCCTTCCGTGCCGGTTGCCGCACAGCGTAATCGTTTGTTACTCAACGCGATTATGTTTGGCGGCGGCTTTGTTGGCATGAGCAGCGAATGGTGGCATTTCGAACTACCTGATGCGCTGCGTTACCCGCTGCTGGACGATCGTTTTTCCTGTTACGACAACACCTTTCTTTAA
- a CDS encoding cysteine desulfurase family protein produces the protein MYSASHPIYLDNNATTALDPQVLQAMMPWLTHKYGNAASTSHCFGWEARQAVEQARAVIASMLNAASPADIIFTSGATEAINLALTGLQFQPGKGHIITSLIEHKAVLDCCERLAARGMTVTYLQPQPDGIISPDALMEAIRPDTALVSIMAANNEIGTLQNITAIGALCHERGILFHTDTTQAFGKIALDVQRMHISLAAVSAHKIYGPKGIGALYINTADARLQLSPLIVGGGHEWGLRSGTLNVPGIVGFGYAAKLAMDYLPAESERLRNLRNQLKHSLVETIPDTQVNGHPDACLPGLLNIAFSGVDASSLLLELPDIALSSGSACTSARQAPSHVLEAIGTSNAQIQASVRIGIGRFNNEDEMVYVGQRLAQAVKTLRSMSPLLSAIAATQGGE, from the coding sequence ATGTATAGCGCTTCCCACCCCATTTATCTGGATAACAACGCCACTACGGCACTCGACCCTCAGGTTTTGCAGGCCATGATGCCCTGGCTAACCCACAAGTATGGCAATGCGGCCAGCACCAGCCATTGCTTCGGCTGGGAAGCCCGCCAGGCCGTGGAACAGGCCAGGGCGGTTATCGCCAGCATGCTAAATGCCGCCAGCCCGGCCGATATCATTTTCACCTCTGGAGCAACGGAAGCGATCAATCTGGCGCTGACCGGACTGCAATTTCAGCCAGGCAAAGGGCACATCATTACCTCGCTGATAGAGCATAAAGCGGTGCTGGATTGCTGTGAACGTCTCGCTGCTCGCGGCATGACGGTGACTTATCTTCAGCCGCAACCTGACGGCATCATCAGCCCCGACGCCCTGATGGAGGCGATCAGACCCGATACCGCGCTGGTTTCGATCATGGCGGCGAATAATGAAATCGGCACGCTGCAAAATATCACGGCAATCGGCGCATTGTGTCATGAACGGGGCATTCTGTTTCACACCGACACGACCCAGGCGTTTGGCAAAATTGCGCTTGATGTGCAGCGTATGCACATCAGTCTGGCCGCTGTTTCTGCCCACAAAATATACGGGCCGAAAGGTATCGGTGCACTCTACATCAATACAGCAGATGCGCGTTTGCAACTCTCGCCGTTGATTGTCGGCGGTGGGCATGAATGGGGATTGCGTTCCGGCACGCTGAATGTGCCGGGAATCGTCGGTTTTGGCTATGCAGCAAAGCTGGCAATGGATTATTTACCCGCAGAGTCGGAACGACTACGCAATTTACGCAACCAGCTGAAACACAGCCTTGTAGAAACGATCCCGGATACGCAGGTCAATGGTCATCCCGATGCCTGTTTACCTGGTTTGCTCAACATTGCTTTCTCTGGCGTTGATGCCAGCTCGCTGCTGCTCGAACTGCCAGACATTGCCCTGTCTTCCGGATCAGCCTGCACATCCGCCCGCCAGGCCCCGTCTCATGTACTTGAGGCTATCGGGACCAGCAATGCGCAGATACAGGCCAGTGTGCGTATCGGGATCGGGCGATTTAATAACGAAGATGAAATGGTTTATGTCGGCCAGCGCCTGGCGCAGGCGGTGAAAACGCTGAGGTCAATGTCTCCACTGCTATCCGCTATCGCCGCCACTCAGGGAGGGGAATAA
- a CDS encoding helix-turn-helix transcriptional regulator: protein MITAQLASNTANHNRKLLGTFLRTRRESLDPNRLGLPRMRHRRTPGLRREEVAQLADVGVTWYTWLEQGRDIKASPKTLTAIATALQCNDVETQHLFSLAGHILPSVREVAACCKIAEHNQQMLDAIQLPAIIETPRFDILGYNAAWCQLMGVNMAEISLEDRNCIWLAFNHPGWRAAMADWEEVMPQMVAMFRGQMGEHLGDPHWESFLARLLASSDEFGRTWQRYELGKVENRVKRFHRASVGEMTLRQNNWWSASRNGDRLLVYVPDDAASAASLQQLIAQG from the coding sequence ATGATTACCGCGCAACTGGCCAGCAACACCGCCAATCACAACCGTAAATTACTCGGCACTTTTCTGCGCACACGCCGGGAAAGCCTCGATCCGAACCGGCTGGGACTGCCGCGCATGCGCCACCGTCGCACGCCGGGTTTACGTCGGGAAGAAGTGGCCCAGCTGGCCGATGTGGGTGTTACCTGGTACACCTGGCTGGAACAGGGGCGCGATATCAAGGCCTCGCCGAAAACCCTCACCGCCATCGCCACGGCGTTGCAATGCAACGATGTGGAGACTCAGCATTTGTTCTCCCTTGCCGGGCATATTCTGCCCTCGGTGCGCGAGGTTGCCGCCTGCTGCAAAATTGCCGAGCACAATCAGCAAATGCTGGATGCTATCCAGTTACCGGCGATCATCGAAACACCGCGTTTCGATATCCTGGGTTATAACGCCGCCTGGTGTCAGTTGATGGGGGTGAATATGGCGGAGATCTCACTGGAGGATCGCAACTGCATCTGGCTGGCGTTCAATCATCCCGGCTGGCGTGCAGCGATGGCGGACTGGGAAGAAGTGATGCCGCAAATGGTAGCAATGTTTCGCGGACAAATGGGCGAGCATCTCGGCGATCCTCACTGGGAAAGTTTTCTGGCCCGCCTGCTCGCCAGTTCCGATGAGTTTGGCCGGACCTGGCAGCGTTATGAATTGGGTAAAGTGGAAAATCGCGTGAAGCGTTTTCACCGCGCCAGCGTGGGTGAAATGACGTTGCGCCAGAACAACTGGTGGTCGGCCTCACGCAACGGTGACCGTTTGCTGGTTTATGTGCCTGACGATGCCGCCAGTGCGGCGTCATTGCAGCAGTTAATCGCTCAGGGTTAG
- a CDS encoding MFS transporter, giving the protein MHTSQLQRAGLVVLLSGQLLPMIDFSIVNVALDAMAHSLRATPIELALIVAVYGIAFAICLAMGGRLGDNYGRRRVFLAGVWTFGIASLLCGIANNVGMLMFARALQGVGAAFIVPQILATLHVTLKGRAHARAIGLYGGIGGLAFIVGQVLGGFLIKADIGGYGWRSVFLINLPICLFVLLTARRFVPETHNNQRVAIDVNGTLLLAGAVGCLMLALALGPVLHWSWPCILLLALFPLFLHRLRQSSLRLEAAQGAPLLPPSLMRLPGVRFGLTMAVLFFSCWSGFMFAVALTLQSGLGLSAFQSGNAFIALGIAYFIGSLQSTRMVERRGKRVTLLTGCTIQMLGILALIATLQYAWPNVGVMTLIPSTVLIGFGQSFIVSTFYRIGMTGVPHHQAGAGSAMLSTVQQSALGLGPMLLGSVFTQLYLHGNHLSAITGTLIVEWGLMAVLVVLTSINRRSFQTAAES; this is encoded by the coding sequence ATGCATACATCGCAACTTCAACGGGCAGGATTGGTGGTCCTGCTTTCCGGGCAGCTTCTGCCTATGATCGACTTTTCCATCGTCAACGTTGCGCTTGACGCCATGGCGCATAGCCTGCGCGCCACGCCAATTGAACTGGCGCTGATTGTGGCAGTTTACGGCATTGCCTTCGCCATCTGTCTGGCGATGGGGGGCCGTCTGGGGGATAACTATGGCCGCCGCCGGGTGTTCCTGGCAGGCGTCTGGACCTTTGGCATTGCCTCACTGCTGTGTGGTATCGCCAACAATGTCGGCATGCTGATGTTCGCCCGCGCGTTACAAGGGGTGGGTGCTGCATTTATCGTGCCGCAAATCCTCGCCACCTTACATGTCACCCTGAAGGGGCGGGCACATGCGCGTGCCATTGGTCTGTATGGGGGTATTGGCGGGCTGGCGTTTATTGTCGGCCAGGTGCTGGGGGGCTTTCTGATCAAGGCGGACATCGGCGGTTATGGCTGGCGCAGCGTGTTTCTGATCAACCTGCCGATTTGCCTGTTTGTGCTGCTGACCGCGCGACGTTTTGTGCCGGAAACGCACAATAACCAGCGCGTTGCCATTGACGTCAATGGCACGCTGCTGCTGGCAGGTGCGGTAGGGTGCCTGATGCTGGCTCTGGCGCTGGGGCCGGTGCTGCACTGGTCATGGCCGTGCATTTTGCTGCTGGCGTTGTTCCCGCTGTTTCTGCATCGCCTGCGTCAAAGTTCTTTGCGCCTCGAAGCCGCACAGGGTGCGCCGTTGTTGCCGCCTTCGCTGATGCGTCTGCCGGGGGTGCGTTTTGGCTTAACCATGGCGGTGCTGTTCTTCTCCTGCTGGAGTGGTTTTATGTTTGCGGTGGCGCTGACGCTGCAATCCGGTCTGGGGCTGAGCGCTTTCCAGTCAGGCAACGCCTTTATCGCGCTGGGGATCGCCTATTTTATCGGCTCGTTGCAAAGCACGCGCATGGTCGAAAGGCGCGGGAAACGTGTCACATTATTGACCGGTTGCACCATTCAGATGCTGGGGATACTGGCGCTGATCGCTACCCTGCAATATGCCTGGCCCAATGTGGGCGTGATGACGTTGATCCCTTCCACCGTACTGATCGGCTTTGGACAATCGTTTATTGTCAGCACCTTTTATCGTATTGGCATGACCGGCGTGCCGCATCATCAGGCTGGCGCGGGGAGCGCGATGCTGTCAACGGTGCAACAGTCGGCGCTGGGTTTAGGGCCGATGTTACTGGGTAGCGTGTTTACCCAGCTCTATCTGCATGGCAATCATCTGTCGGCGATTACCGGCACCCTGATTGTCGAGTGGGGATTAATGGCCGTGCTGGTGGTGTTAACCAGCATCAACCGTCGCTCCTTCCAGACGGCGGCGGAAAGTTAA
- a CDS encoding MurR/RpiR family transcriptional regulator — translation MTAKPELIARIEASFNQQTPSARRIASWLLTHSAQIPFETADSIAHATGTTGITVGRYLRKLGYRNLDDVKKSLRDLPAIPYQAWGMNERLDAWQQQNHLPRRSQQSLDLELDAIQHVYQLAQSEVFQRVVQQLTHADAVFVLGIQSTRGIANAFFSHLEYLRPRVSYAEGLSGSWVESLNSGFERPYVVITDTRAYSAIARQYCRVASEQQVGLALITDIWCPWARDYPLDLLQVKTDTGHFWDSLAPISCLFNLLLSGVVDQLGDGLATRLATNRQLQQEFGQFER, via the coding sequence ATGACTGCAAAACCCGAATTGATCGCCCGCATTGAAGCCAGTTTCAACCAGCAGACGCCCAGCGCCCGGCGCATTGCCAGCTGGTTACTGACGCACAGCGCACAGATTCCGTTTGAAACGGCGGACAGCATCGCGCACGCCACCGGCACCACCGGCATCACCGTGGGCCGCTATCTGCGCAAACTCGGTTATCGCAACCTCGACGATGTGAAAAAAAGCCTGCGCGACCTGCCTGCCATCCCCTATCAGGCCTGGGGCATGAACGAGCGCCTTGACGCCTGGCAGCAGCAAAATCATTTACCGCGTCGTTCGCAACAGTCGCTGGATCTGGAGCTGGATGCCATCCAGCACGTTTATCAACTGGCGCAGAGCGAAGTCTTCCAGCGCGTGGTGCAGCAACTCACCCACGCCGATGCGGTGTTTGTTCTCGGCATTCAGTCCACGCGTGGTATCGCCAACGCCTTTTTCAGCCATCTGGAATATTTGCGTCCACGCGTCAGCTACGCCGAGGGGCTGTCTGGCAGCTGGGTGGAATCACTCAATTCAGGTTTTGAGCGCCCCTATGTGGTGATTACCGATACGCGCGCTTACTCCGCCATCGCACGCCAGTATTGTCGCGTCGCCAGCGAACAACAGGTTGGGCTGGCGTTGATCACCGATATCTGGTGCCCGTGGGCGCGGGACTATCCGCTGGATTTATTGCAGGTGAAAACCGATACCGGCCACTTCTGGGATTCGCTGGCACCGATCTCCTGCCTGTTTAATCTGCTGCTCTCGGGTGTGGTCGATCAACTGGGCGATGGCCTTGCCACCCGCCTGGCGACCAATCGCCAGTTGCAGCAGGAATTTGGTCAATTTGAACGTTAA
- a CDS encoding MFS transporter, with the protein MRSTSLPFILLGTLFTAGGYGGTFLISAWFHAQGGSDIDTGNALSVALVGTLMGVPLVGWCAGRIDAARLAAVAALVLAGGYVLLGNLPGLNPNYLPRVATLLMGLGWGMFYLAAPLALSERLTDAERGSGFTLFSAFQMTGICGSPVLLGAGMVYAGLSLQTTFLCVAAMGGVACLLLLIFGSREPRPGVERALRPWVRKLPALVTGAALRPVMMVGLGGAVFSGMMAFQVSLTAGTHASAGTFFTVHAVTAVVARLLLVRRLPGWPRLPLMVGLLGCLIAGLICLLGLAIHPAFQIAAGMLTGAGYGLLYPVIQTWAVNDSPPPDRHAALTWFVVSYFVGIFGFPVFGGWLLVTAGKNAFVWSLVLLALLELVVAVVRKPRPGRMLTLSD; encoded by the coding sequence ATGCGTAGCACCTCTCTGCCATTTATCCTGCTGGGAACGTTGTTTACCGCTGGAGGATACGGCGGCACTTTCCTGATTTCTGCCTGGTTCCATGCCCAGGGTGGCAGTGATATTGATACCGGAAATGCCCTCAGCGTGGCATTGGTTGGCACGCTGATGGGCGTCCCGCTGGTCGGCTGGTGTGCCGGGAGAATTGATGCGGCCAGGCTGGCCGCAGTGGCTGCACTGGTGCTGGCCGGAGGATATGTGCTGCTGGGCAACCTGCCCGGTCTGAATCCGAATTATCTGCCCCGAGTGGCAACGCTGCTGATGGGGCTGGGGTGGGGCATGTTTTACCTTGCCGCACCGCTGGCGTTATCGGAGCGTCTGACTGATGCTGAGCGCGGGTCCGGCTTTACGCTGTTTAGCGCCTTTCAGATGACCGGGATTTGCGGCAGCCCGGTGTTGCTGGGGGCGGGGATGGTGTACGCGGGATTATCGTTGCAAACGACGTTTCTTTGTGTCGCCGCGATGGGGGGTGTGGCTTGCCTGCTGCTGCTGATCTTTGGCTCCAGGGAACCGCGACCAGGCGTTGAACGGGCTTTGCGCCCCTGGGTGCGGAAGTTGCCTGCGCTGGTGACGGGAGCCGCGTTGCGCCCGGTGATGATGGTCGGTCTCGGTGGGGCGGTGTTCTCCGGCATGATGGCGTTTCAGGTGTCTCTGACGGCAGGAACCCACGCCAGCGCAGGCACTTTTTTCACCGTCCACGCGGTGACTGCCGTGGTCGCCCGCCTGTTGCTGGTGCGGCGTTTACCTGGCTGGCCACGCTTGCCACTGATGGTGGGGTTGCTGGGGTGCCTGATTGCGGGGTTGATTTGTCTGCTGGGGCTGGCAATCCATCCGGCATTCCAGATTGCGGCCGGGATGTTGACCGGTGCCGGTTATGGTCTGCTCTATCCGGTGATTCAGACCTGGGCGGTTAACGACTCACCGCCGCCGGATCGCCACGCCGCCCTGACATGGTTTGTGGTGTCATATTTTGTCGGCATATTTGGTTTTCCGGTTTTCGGCGGTTGGCTGCTGGTGACCGCAGGCAAAAACGCGTTTGTCTGGTCGCTGGTGCTGCTGGCGCTGCTGGAACTTGTGGTCGCAGTGGTAAGAAAACCACGACCAGGGCGCATGCTAACCCTGAGCGATTAA